In a single window of the Gossypium hirsutum isolate 1008001.06 chromosome D02, Gossypium_hirsutum_v2.1, whole genome shotgun sequence genome:
- the LOC107910013 gene encoding probable DNA primase large subunit: MEVVQSHRKSSSNNVIVSILPLYRSAPPLEVRLEDFEFFAIDRLRVLKGISDGLCRGKKPEEMEKLVLDLWKANMRHPQAVEEVNKDIISHFVLRLVYCRTEELRKWFLSMETTLFRHRFRWGSSEAQRALMSEFKLPYKAVSNAEFESLKDKLGQVARSMGQTLAAADAIFYKVPFEEVPDLVAGRRVFIHKGHAYVAINQVVSLVVTQFRSYLSKALILTNRKWTSTIREQEKDRLTPIVEALCTSYLGPDYSQQQEFGEISIKDIDQVAKTSFPLCMRHLFEKVKEDHHLKHGGRMQLGLFLKGVGLKLDDALAFWKAEFAPKVSAERFDKEYAYNIRHNYGREGKRTDYTPYSCQKIISVTPGIGDHHGCPYRHFSEENLRAALVRMGVSSRAVEDVMDKVHNRHYQLACTLTFEAVHGSSCDAGINHPNQYFIDSQRVLQSKNGSVA; the protein is encoded by the exons atggAAGTAGTTCAATCTCATAGGAAATCCAGTTCCAACAATGTCATCGTTTCTATTCTTCCTCTCTACCGATCGGCCCCTCCCCTCGAAGTCCGTCTCGAAGATTTCGAGTTCTTCGCCATTGATCGCCTCCGAG TTCTTAAAGGTATCTCAGATGGACTATGCCGTGGAAAGAAACCTGAAGAAATGGAAAAATTG GTACTGGATCTTTGGAAAGCAAATATGAGACATCCGCAGGCAGTGGAGGAAGTAAACAAGGATATCATATCACATTTCGTTCTTCGCCTTGTGTACTGTAGAAC GGAGGAGTTAAGGAAATGGTTTCTGTCCATGGAGACTACCCTCTTCCGCCACCGGTTTCGCTGGGGAAGCTCTGAGGCACAG AGGGCATTGATGTCTGAGTTTAAGCTTCCCTACAAGGCAGTCAGCAATGCGGAATTTGAG AGTCTGAAGGATAAATTAGGCCAAGTTGCACGCTCTATGGGTCAGACTTTAGCTGCTG ctGATGCAATATTCTACAAG GTGCCCTTTGAAGAAGTTCCTGATCTTGTAGCTGGTCGTCGAGTGTTTATACATAAAGGGCATGCTTATGTTGCTATTAATCAG GTGGTTTCTCTTGTTGTCACACAATTTCGAAGTTATCTATCGAAGGCACTCATTTTAACAAACAG AAAATGGACATCTACCATTAGAGAACAAGAGAAGGATCGCCTGACTCCT ATTGTGGAAGCACTATGCACAAGCTATCTGGGTCCTGATTACTCTCAG CAACAAGAATTTGGGGAGATATCTATTAAGGACATTGATCAAGTTGCTAAGACTTCATTTCCACTATGTATGCGCCACCTATTTGAAAAG GTCAAAGAGGATCATCATTTAAAGCATGGTGGTAGGATGCAATTAGGTCTTTTCTTGAAG GGTGTTGGGCTGAAACTTGATGATGCCTTGGCATTTTGGAAAGCGGAGTTTGCACCAAAG GTTAGTGCAGAGAGGTTTGACAAGGAATATGCATACAACATACGCCATAATTATGGAAGAGAAGGGAAGAGAACA GATTATACACCTTATTCCTGTCAAAAGATTATCTCGGTAACTCCTGGCATTGGTGATCATCATGGCTGCCCCTATAGGCATTTCAG TGAGGAGAATTTAAGGGCTGCACTTGTAAGAATGGGAGTAAGCAGTCGTGCAGTAGAGGATGTAATGGACAAAGTGCACAATAGGCACTATCAG TTAGCATGTACCTTAACGTTTGAAGCTGTTCATGGCTCATCATGTGATGCTGGTATCAATCATCCAAACCAATATTTCATTGACAGCCAAAGGGTTCTGCAATCaaag AATGGTTCTGTGGCATGA